One genomic segment of Candidatus Atribacteria bacterium includes these proteins:
- a CDS encoding D-lyxose/D-mannose family sugar isomerase translates to MKEAEKEKIKEKALKYFKEAGIILSMPEKENMEITDLGLGDFKRTGIVLVVYVNNSRYCAKEMVLFPHQTCPEHRHPDHHGKQGKMETFRCRYGKIYLNVEGEKTVNPKARPPAENEQYYSVYHEIILLPGDQYTIDKNTLHWFQAGEEGAVVSEFSSESDDLSDIFTDHRIKRSSNN, encoded by the coding sequence ATGAAAGAAGCTGAAAAAGAAAAAATAAAGGAAAAAGCTCTGAAATATTTTAAAGAAGCCGGCATTATTCTTTCTATGCCGGAGAAGGAAAATATGGAAATTACCGATCTTGGTTTAGGTGATTTTAAAAGAACCGGGATTGTTTTAGTAGTGTATGTCAATAACTCGAGGTATTGTGCGAAAGAGATGGTTTTATTTCCTCATCAGACCTGTCCCGAGCATCGCCATCCTGATCATCATGGTAAGCAAGGGAAAATGGAAACCTTTCGTTGTAGATATGGCAAAATATATCTCAATGTTGAAGGGGAGAAAACTGTGAATCCGAAGGCTCGTCCTCCTGCCGAAAATGAGCAATACTATTCCGTATACCATGAAATTATTTTACTGCCCGGGGATCAATACACTATTGATAAAAACACTCTCCATTGGTTTCAAGCCGGGGAGGAAGGTGCGGTTGTGTCTGAATTTTCTTCTGAAAGTGATGACCTAAGCGATATTTTTACGGATCACCGTATCAAAAGAAGTTCGAATAATTGA